The following are encoded together in the Pelorhabdus rhamnosifermentans genome:
- a CDS encoding very short patch repair endonuclease, with protein MTDVFTPEKRSEVMGKIRSRDTKPEEMVRKWLFFNGFRYRKNVSNLPGKPDIVLPRYRTVVFVNGCFWHAHEGCRLFVVPKTRREWWLEKLGGNRARDERNMRLLREAGWNVVIVWECALKNKKQADITLGKLEELIKNNERTCTACNR; from the coding sequence ATGACTGATGTTTTTACTCCTGAAAAGCGCAGCGAGGTAATGGGAAAAATCAGGAGCCGTGATACAAAGCCGGAAGAAATGGTAAGAAAGTGGCTGTTTTTCAACGGCTTCCGCTATCGAAAAAATGTATCCAATCTTCCGGGAAAGCCGGATATAGTGTTGCCTAGGTACAGGACAGTGGTTTTTGTCAACGGTTGTTTCTGGCATGCCCATGAAGGATGCCGCTTGTTTGTTGTTCCAAAGACGCGGCGCGAATGGTGGCTGGAAAAACTGGGAGGCAATCGCGCCCGTGACGAGCGCAACATGCGGTTGCTGCGCGAGGCGGGCTGGAATGTAGTAATAGTATGGGAATGTGCATTGAAAAACAAAAAGCAAGCCGATATTACACTGGGAAAATTGGAGGAGCTGATCAAAAACAATGAACGAACTTGTACAGCATGCAATCGATGA
- a CDS encoding type II restriction endonuclease — protein sequence MNELVQHAIDDCHQNGQSYVKFITANETGTNGSHQTGYYIAKASWSFLFERQGQRGENMERFVTIQWQDDLETDSRFIWYGTGTRREYRITRFGRGFPFLNDDHVGALLVLTKVSDEYYHGWVFNRDEEIDAFMAAFNLSPEDLNTIINAQRQLQPSDIMQEYIESLNQMGIDFPDTVTMSREARSISSLCQRDQTGVDDRLLTWVNTEYELFRAIEQARYQPVISRLFPDVETLIIFANKILNRRKSRAGRSLEHHLRAIFDDEQLRHGWQAVTEGNKKPDFIFPGEAEYHNPRWPQEKLVFLGAKTTCKDRWRQVINEADRIPVKHLFTLQQGISPAQLAEMSIENVKLVVPASNMSSFPREYHENILSLQQFVDMAKHTIA from the coding sequence ATGAACGAACTTGTACAGCATGCAATCGATGATTGCCATCAAAATGGACAGTCATATGTAAAGTTCATTACCGCCAATGAAACTGGTACTAATGGATCGCATCAAACGGGATACTATATTGCGAAGGCTAGTTGGTCTTTTTTATTTGAGAGGCAGGGACAACGTGGTGAGAACATGGAGCGTTTTGTCACCATTCAGTGGCAGGATGATCTTGAGACGGACAGTCGGTTTATCTGGTATGGCACAGGTACGCGGCGGGAATACAGGATTACCCGGTTTGGGCGGGGATTTCCATTTTTAAATGATGATCATGTGGGGGCATTGCTCGTTCTAACCAAAGTGTCTGATGAATATTATCATGGCTGGGTATTCAATCGTGACGAGGAAATTGACGCATTCATGGCAGCATTTAACTTGTCGCCGGAGGATTTGAATACTATTATAAATGCTCAGCGTCAATTACAGCCTAGTGATATTATGCAAGAGTATATTGAAAGTTTGAACCAGATGGGTATTGATTTTCCTGATACTGTTACAATGTCAAGGGAGGCTAGAAGTATCTCATCTCTATGCCAGCGTGATCAAACTGGTGTGGATGATAGACTACTCACTTGGGTAAATACTGAATATGAGTTGTTTCGTGCCATCGAGCAGGCACGGTATCAACCAGTTATCAGTAGATTGTTTCCTGATGTGGAAACTCTGATTATCTTTGCTAATAAAATTTTAAACCGCCGTAAAAGCCGGGCAGGAAGATCCCTCGAACATCACTTGCGTGCAATATTTGATGATGAACAGTTGCGTCACGGATGGCAGGCTGTAACGGAAGGAAATAAGAAACCTGACTTCATTTTTCCAGGTGAGGCAGAATATCATAACCCGAGATGGCCACAAGAAAAACTTGTATTTCTTGGTGCAAAAACGACTTGTAAAGATCGCTGGCGTCAAGTCATTAATGAAGCTGACCGTATTCCTGTCAAGCATCTTTTTACTTTGCAACAGGGAATTTCGCCAGCGCAACTTGCAGAGATGTCTATAGAAAATGTGAAACTGGTGGTTCCAGCAAGTAATATGTCATCTTTTCCTCGTGAATACCATGAAAATATTCTTTCTTTGCAACAATTTGTTGATATGGCTAAACATACAATTGCCTGA